One genomic segment of Hydrogenobacter sp. includes these proteins:
- the nuoK gene encoding NADH-quinone oxidoreductase subunit NuoK yields the protein MSVEKFYLLLSLFLFLLGFFGILIRKNLLTILVSTELMLNGINLAFVSIDKMLGKVEGQVFALFILTVAAAEVAVGLGIIISIFRLRGYEGSSETVHLRD from the coding sequence GTGAGCGTTGAGAAGTTTTATCTTCTTCTGAGCCTTTTTCTGTTCCTTTTGGGTTTTTTTGGGATACTAATACGTAAAAACCTCCTAACTATTCTTGTAAGTACTGAACTTATGCTAAACGGTATAAATCTCGCCTTTGTTAGTATAGACAAGATGCTCGGTAAAGTAGAGGGTCAGGTTTTTGCGTTGTTTATACTTACTGTTGCTGCAGCGGAAGTGGCTGTAGGTCTGGGTATTATAATTTCCATATTCAGACTGAGAGGTTATGAAGGCTCCTCCGAAACCGTCCATCTGAGGGATTAG
- a CDS encoding NADH-quinone oxidoreductase subunit J, which produces MEWVVIAFLSVWLVISAFATIFMKNPVHVILSFLSVILAMAGIFLHMGAELLAGLQLIIYAVAIVVFYVLVITVIPWEKVKKFEGIYKQELLLGLPFFMISFALMSYMILKGKFAEPANVISGNNVRDVGKLLFTSYLFPFEVASVILLIAMIGAILLGRKEE; this is translated from the coding sequence GTGGAGTGGGTAGTTATCGCTTTTCTTTCCGTATGGCTTGTAATATCAGCTTTCGCTACCATTTTTATGAAAAATCCTGTTCACGTCATACTGTCTTTCCTTTCCGTGATACTCGCTATGGCTGGTATATTTCTTCATATGGGAGCCGAGCTTTTGGCTGGTCTTCAGCTTATTATATACGCTGTTGCCATAGTAGTTTTTTACGTGCTTGTAATAACTGTGATCCCTTGGGAGAAAGTGAAAAAATTTGAAGGTATATATAAACAGGAACTCCTTTTAGGTTTGCCCTTTTTTATGATTTCCTTTGCTCTTATGTCTTACATGATTCTGAAAGGTAAATTCGCCGAGCCTGCGAATGTTATTAGTGGTAACAATGTGAGAGATGTAGGAAAGCTCTTATTTACCTCTTACCTCTTTCCTTTTGAAGTGGCTTCTGTTATACTTTTGATCGCTATGATAGGGGCTATACTTCTCGGGAGGAAAGAGGAGTGA
- the groES gene encoding co-chaperone GroES yields MARLRPLYDKIVVKRMEEQEQKTPSGIIIPDTAKEKPQIGEVIAVGDGKLLSNGQVVSPKVKKGDKVVFNKYAGTEVELDGEKYLIMSEDEVLAVIE; encoded by the coding sequence ATGGCAAGGTTAAGACCTCTATACGATAAGATAGTTGTCAAGAGGATGGAGGAACAAGAGCAAAAAACGCCGTCAGGTATAATCATACCTGATACGGCGAAAGAAAAGCCCCAGATAGGGGAAGTTATAGCCGTAGGTGACGGGAAACTCTTGAGCAATGGTCAGGTTGTTTCCCCCAAAGTAAAGAAGGGGGATAAGGTGGTTTTCAATAAGTATGCGGGAACGGAGGTGGAGCTTGACGGTGAAAAGTATTTAATAATGTCTGAAGATGAAGTTTTAGCAGTAATTGAGTAA
- a CDS encoding NADH-quinone oxidoreductase subunit I has translation MSIKKVNRKAFLNVVETILFVDFIKGLSVTLRNLLRKPITTNYPLEKLTLPKRYRGAHGHFVWDGTEPDSLKAIGKFMSYEKGKSRCVACYMCQTACPMPTLFRIEAIQMPDGTKKVVRFDMNLYNCLFCGLCVDACPVGCLTMTDLHELAGYSRSAGVFRMDDLEKHAIDWKKRRGGEPDRIWIDDEQREKLWGKIQWSG, from the coding sequence ATGAGTATAAAGAAAGTAAACAGGAAGGCTTTCTTAAACGTAGTGGAAACCATACTTTTTGTGGATTTTATAAAGGGTCTTTCCGTAACGCTCAGGAATCTCCTCAGAAAACCCATAACTACCAACTATCCTCTTGAAAAACTCACATTACCCAAAAGATACAGAGGAGCGCATGGTCACTTTGTTTGGGACGGTACCGAACCTGACTCACTCAAAGCTATAGGAAAGTTTATGAGTTACGAAAAGGGTAAAAGCAGGTGTGTAGCCTGTTATATGTGTCAAACCGCATGCCCAATGCCAACCCTCTTTAGGATAGAAGCTATCCAGATGCCTGATGGAACCAAAAAAGTGGTAAGGTTTGACATGAATCTCTACAACTGCCTCTTCTGTGGGCTATGTGTTGATGCATGTCCAGTCGGATGTTTAACTATGACGGATCTTCACGAGCTTGCCGGTTATTCTAGATCCGCAGGCGTATTCCGAATGGATGATCTTGAGAAGCATGCAATAGATTGGAAAAAGAGAAGGGGTGGAGAACCTGACAGGATATGGATAGATGACGAACAAAGGGAAAAGCTTTGGGGGAAGATACAGTGGAGTGGGTAG